A stretch of Amycolatopsis balhimycina FH 1894 DNA encodes these proteins:
- a CDS encoding PadR family transcriptional regulator: MHGNDAQMLVLTALAGGPLHGYAINTAIEVLTGTRLGPGSLYGALARLEARQLVEPAAGRSDAQDRHRTVRITAAGREALRVELEQLARVAQAGLRALGVAPA, translated from the coding sequence ATGCACGGCAACGACGCGCAAATGCTGGTGCTCACCGCACTCGCGGGCGGCCCGCTGCACGGTTACGCCATCAACACCGCGATCGAAGTACTGACCGGGACCCGGCTGGGTCCGGGCAGCCTGTACGGCGCGCTCGCGCGCCTGGAGGCACGACAGCTGGTCGAACCGGCCGCCGGTCGCTCCGACGCGCAGGATCGGCACCGCACGGTCCGGATCACCGCGGCCGGACGGGAAGCGCTCCGCGTGGAACTGGAACAGCTGGCCCGGGTGGCTCAAGCCGGCCTCCGCGCGCTGGGCGTCGCCCCGGCGTGA